The genome window GAGGAGGCGCTGCCGCAGGCCGAGGCCGCCGAGGTCACGTGTCCCCAGGAGGCCCCGGCCGCCGGCCCGGCCGCCCCCACCCCGCCGGGGGACCGGCCCTACAAGTGCGCCGAGTGCGGCAAGGCCTTCAAGGGCTCCTCGGGCCTGCGCTATCACATGCGGGACCACACCGGCGAGCGGCCCTACCCCTGCGGGGAGTGCGGCAAGGCCTTCAAGCGCTCGTCCCTGCTGGCCATCCACCAGCGGGTGCACACGGGCCTGCGGGCCTTCACGTGCGCCCAGTGCGGCCTCACCTTCAAGTGGTCGTCGCACTACCAGTACCACCTGCGCCTGCACTCGGGGGAGCGGCCCTACCCCTGCGCCGAGTGTGGCAAGGCCTTCCGCAACACGTCCTGCCTGAGGCGCCACCGGCACGTGCACACGGGCGAGCGGCCCCACGCCTGCGGGGTGTGCGGCAAGAGCTTCGCCCAGACGTCCAACTTGCGGCAGCACCAGCGCGTGCACACGGGCGAGCGCCCCTTCCGCTGCCCGGCCTGCCCCAAGACCTTCACCCACTCGTCCAACCTGCTGCTGCACCAGCGCACCCATTCCGCCGAGCGGCCCTTCGCCTGCACCGTGTGCGGCCGAGGCTTCGTCATGGCCGCCTACCTCCAGCGGCACCTCCGGACACACGCCCCTGcggcccccgcccccgccccggctcccgccgccgccgccacccaGGATGTCCACGTGGTCCCCCACCTTCAGGCCACGCTGTCCCTGGAGGCCGGGCCTAGCCCCGCCAACTCTCAGACCTTCCTCCTGGTCCAGACAGCCCAGGGCCTCCAGCTCATCCCCAGCAGTGTCCAGCCCCCGGCCCCAACACCGCCCCCTCCTACTCCCCCAGCACCCCCCAAGCTCATCCTGCTGCCAGCCTCGGGAGCCCGGAAGAGCCCAAAGAACGGTGGGAGGGCAGGCCAGGGGCCCGGGATGGTCTGGCTCCCAGGGCCCGGGGCAGTCTcggggcagggaggaggggggGGCATAGCTGGAGGGGGCGGGCAGAGCCTCATCGTCCTGCAGAGTGTGGGGGGTGGAGAAGTGGGGCCGCAGGAGACCAGTGGAGTCCGGCTCCAGTCTCTGCAGCCTGCACAGGAAGTGACCACCGTCCAGCTCCAGCCCCTCCAGCCGGCTCAGGAAGTGACCACCGTCCAACTTCAGCCCCTGCAGCCAGCGCAGGAAGTGACCACTGTCCAGCTCCAGCCCCTCCAGCCTACACAGGAAGTGACCACTGTCCAACTCCAGTCCCTCCAGCCGGCACAGGAAGTCACCACGGTCCAACTCCGGCCAGCACAGGAAGTCACCACAGTCCAGTTGCAGCCCCTGCAACCATCACAGGAAGTCACCACTGTCCAGCTCCAGCCCTTGCCCCCCACTCCCGATGTTTCCCTGCAGCTCCAACCCGTATCCAGCCCCCTGGCCAGCCCTGGGGGGTCCGGTGGACCAGCAGAGGCTCAGAATCTGCTGGTGGTGCAGGGAGGGGCTGGTGAGGAACTGCTGGCCACCCCTGGGCCCAGTGGGGATGTGGGGTctggggagggaggtgggggcGGTGGGGGAGCCGTGGTCCAGGATGTGCATTTTGAGACCTTACAGACAGCGGAGGGCTTGCAGAGCGTCCTGGTCCTGAGCGGGGCCGACGGGGAGCAGACCAGGCTTTGCGTGCAGGGGGTCGAGACCCTCCCCCCGGGGCTGGCCGAATCACCTGCTCCCGGCACACAGGCTCAGAAACTTCTCATTATCCGCAGTGCCCCGGCTGCCCCTGCAGACCTTGTAGAGAACGTGCCCGGGGCCCCCCTGCAGCTGTTGGCTCCTCCCAGCCCAGCCCCTGTGCCCGCTGGGGCTCCCTCTGGGCCTAGTCCACAGGTGGTACAGGTCGTCCCTGGGGCAGCAGCAGGGCCCACTGGAGGGGCCGGCCAGCCCGCTTTGCCTTCTATCCATATTGTACAGGCCCTGCCTGCTGTGCAGCTGGTCCACACCTTCTGAGTGAGGCCCTTGCACCCTCCTGAGAGGCAGGCCGGCCAGGGCAGACTCGGAGGGCGAGGGGCTGGACTCTCCCTCGTGCCTCAGCCGAGGAAAGGAGCCAGGGGCCACGTTTACCAATAAAAAAATGGTATCTGCTCTGCCCTCGGCCCTTGTCTTCTTCACTGGGAATGGGCAGGGGGTTTGTGGTGCAGGGTCAGCCCGAACACAGTTTGCAGTTTGCCAGGCTTTTCCCGTTCCTGGCTGTAGCTGCCTCACCCTGGCTAAGTCCCtgccttcctgggcctcagtttccccatctgcaaaataaaaaggTGGCACTCAATATGGAAGGCCCGCCCTGATTCTGGCATTGCCCAGGGCCTTGGGGATGGGGCCGGCCCTGCCATTTTGCAGCTGGGGAGACCGACCTCCCCACGGGATTTCCCTTGCTCCCAGGTCTCAGGGGAGAAGAGGGCGGATTGATGCTTCCCCTGCATCCCTCTCCACTAGCCAATGAGCTCGACTCCACCCTCCTCCGGGAGTTGCCTAGCAACCCCATCCGGGCGGGAGGGATGGAGAGGATGCGTCTGCCCGCTGAGGCTGGTGAGTGCCGCATCCCTCCCTTCTCAGCTTGCCCTGACACCTGACACAGCAGGAGCGGCCCATGGGGGACCCAGGGTGCAGATCCCGGCTGGACCTCGGCTTCCTTTAAAATCGCGGGGCCGGGGGGGTAGCACCGGTTTGGCTCTCCAGAATCCGGCCCGGAGATGTGCCCTGCCCCGCCCcgcccctctcccccccccacaGCAGCTTCTCCAGCTGATTCTTCCCACCCCCGCTCTCCGCATCAGCCAGACGGGTGTCCCCCATGCCTCCAGAATGGACTGTTCCGGCCGCTCCAGAGACTGGAGGGGAGGGGGCGGGTGTCCTGGGCTGGAAGAGACCATTCTTAGGGAGGTGGAAGGACCAGAGCCTGAGGTTAGACTGGAGAGGTGGGTGAGACCATTGCTCAGTCAGGGGAGGGGCGGCCGGGTTCTACCATTGTCCGAGTGGGAGGCACCATTGGCTCCGAAGGAAGGGGGGAGCCAGCCGAGGAAAGAACCATTACCGATTCCGGGGGGGATTTCCCTCCAGTTCTCCCGCAGGTAGCCGGACCTTCAGCTCCCGGGGTGCGGGGGCACCCGCAGGGGTGACATGGCCCCCGACCACCTGTCCGTGAGGCAGATGCGGGAGGAGGAGAAAGCCCTCGTCGTGGAGCTCCTGAAGGTCTAAGGCGTGgcggggagagagggaggggggcgGGCTAGGCAGCCCCCCAGCCCGAGCCAGTGCCCCCTTGGGGTCACACCCCTCCCCTCGCGTGCCCGAGCTAGTGCTGCCCCCGGCCTTCCCCTTAGTGTGCCCACAAATCCTTGCCCTTGCCCTtgcccctcccccgccccctcaGCTCGGGAATGGAGCCAAAGTAATTACAAAGTAAcctgggctgggggggggggggtccggGGCAGGAGGCGCGACCTAGGCAAAGGCAAGGCAGCACGAACCGAACCGGCGTCTTGTGCTGGGGAGCAGCGAAGCAGCCCGTTAGGTGCAGGTAGCCTGGCGCCGGACTGGGAAGCATTTTAAAGGCCGGGCAGGGAGAGTGTGCAGCCAGGAGCCggtgccacccccccccccagggagACCCCCAGAGAGGGCAGCCAGCCCCCGAGTCCTGGCCCTGCTCCGGCCCCTCCAGGCCTGGGGATCATCCCCCCTGGGACGTGTGGCCCGTGTTTGGGGAGCTGTTTACTTTTTCAGAGCCTCACCGTCCCCTGCTTTGGGGGtgcagtgacttggccagggtcacccggctaggaGCCAGGACCTCGGGTCCCCAGCTGGAGGCCCAgctccagctgccccctcacaacTCCTTCTTGAGAGTCAGCCAGCCAGCTGGGAAGCTGCTCGGGGCATTCCGTGTTGGCAGCCCCCTCCCCAGCTCCCGTCTGAGGCAGCTTGTCCAGAGGCACGCGGCCGCcccattcttccctttttcagtTTGGGGGATCCCTTCGTGCCCCGAGAAAGGCAGAGGCAGgcggggagagggagagagtccACAGAGCCCGGCTGCAATGGACTGGCACTGGGCAGCGGGAGGCGGCCACAGGCTTCCTCACGCATTTGCGCCAGCCTGCTCGGGCTTGCCCGGAGCTTCCTCTCGGCCTTCCTGAGGCTTCTCCCCACTGGGGGCCCCCCCTCTTGTAGTGGGcctttcctcccaccctcttcGTGCCTGTGCACCCTTCCCCCGTCTCGATCTCTGGGGCGCAGGCAGGCCTTCCAGAATGGGCAGACGTCAACACGGGTCGCTTCCCTCCTCCCTGCCTTTGCCCTTCTGGTGGGCTGAGCCAGTGTCAACGCAGCTGTTTCCGTTTGCCCTCTCTAATTCGGAGGGGTCAGGAGCCTGGGAGGCAGCCCATCCGCTCCTGTGcccaggaaggagaagggaaggggagcgGCGTCTCCCCGGCGCCCGCCATGTTGCAGGCCCTGTGCCAGGCGCTTTCCAATGCGATTTCGCTCGGGCCCTCGTCTTCTTCTTTCCAATTTGAACCCGTTCCCTGCGATCATGGACATCAACTCTGACGTGCTCCTGATGCGGCCAGATTTGCTTTTTTCCCTCAAAACCCCGACCTTCCGTCTTACGTCAACTGAGGCAGAAAAGCGGGTCGGGGTTGGCCACGGGGAGGCAGTGCTGGAGGCCAGATCCGGGTTCCCGCCTTCTTGAGGCGCCCTTCGAAAGATTGCTACGGAAGGTGTCAGAGCAGCTTtgacttttgctgctactaagccgccatcttgacctgaggccagatttgaagccggagccacccagctgcctctgtatTTGCTGTTAGAGCCCCCATCATTCCCCCGTTTAGATAGCCAGCCCCTCCCGAGCCCCTCGAGGAATTGTTCAGCCATGCTCTTGGCTTCTGCTTCACAGattctgttctcttccctttttttgaaaaacatgacaacagggcagctgggtggctccgtgaaTGGAGAGCcgagcctggagacaggaggtgatctcggatacttcctagctgtgtgaccctgggaaagtcacttaacccccattttctgCATTAGAGCCAtcacacagtatcaattctaagaagaaggtaagggagaagagaagagaagataagagaaagagaaagagaagagaagagaagataagagaaagagaaaggagaagagaaaaagagaagagagagaagaaaagagaaaagaagagaagagagaggaaaagagagaagaaaagagaagaggaagagaggagaagagNaagaggagagaggaaaagagagaagagaaagagaagagaagagagagaagagaagagaagagaagagaagagaagagaagagagaggagaagaggagagaggaaaagagagaagagaagagaagagagagaagaaaagagaagagaagagaagagagagaagaggaagagagaggagaggagaagacagaagagagaaacaaaaatgtgACAGTTGCCCCCTCTAACCTGGCAACGTCTTCCAGTCCGCCTGGGTTCCAGATGTCTCTGAGAGGGGCTTAGCCATTGCGGCCGCCTTCTGGACTGTGGGACGTTTACCAAAGGCTGCTGTTTCCTTAGCGATCTGAAGTCTCTGCCATTTGTGGTCTGACGTTGTCCTTGACAGACAAAACAAGAAGTGggcctctcttcctcctcatcccagCCCCCCTGAGCAGAGCCCTTATGACTGAGAAAGCCCTTTTGGTTGCCCTCGGCTCCCCCTCCCCAGCTCGTTCTTGACACTTGTGCAGGACTTCGCGGCACTGCCACAATCATTTCTGTTATCTGGCCTTGTTtgtccatttctttaaaaatctgagttGGTTGGGGAGCTCCCTGTGCATCCACATCCACATGGCTCTCTTCAACTGAATCTGAATTTCCCTCCTCTTTGGAACAAGGCTTTGTGTCTCCAGAATTTCATTCTTTGGTATCTCCCATTTTAGTCTGTGGGACGGGTCCCTGCTATCCTTCTTTTGACCCTTTCTGGCTCTGCCTCCCTGAAATCGAGGATTTGCTGCTGGTTTACACCCGACTTTCCGGGCCTCCATCCCAGACTTTGGGGCAGAATGGTTACTTTGCCCTGTGTTCCCATCCcttccttcccagctctgtgcTCTTCTGTCATGAAAACGCTGTGTCTCGAGGACCTGTTggcggttttcttggcaaagttggGTAAAATGCCCTCCTTTGGTGTATCGGGATTCTTCTGAGTGAGTGGGGCTCGCCCAGGCCTATCCAGGCACGGCCTTCTTTCATTCCTCCAGTCCCGGGCGGAGGCGGGTTTGCTTGTGTTGGTTCTCATTTAGGTGACGTCTGGAGGAACGAGCCAGATGGGGCAGCTGATGGGACGTGAGCTTGGGGGCCTGGACGGGCACAGGGAGTACATTTGTGGGGAGTCCCCCAGCcggcaagcatttatttagcctcTTGTAGTCGCCACGTGGGCAGCAGGGAGTCGGGAAGACTCGTCTTTgggagttcagatccagcctcagacacttcctgggcgagtcacttcacctcgttggcctcagtttcctcgtttataaaatgaaccggagaaggaaacgGCTCCAGGATCTTTGCGGAGGAGTGAGGCATCCTGGGTGATGCTTTGTTCTGGAGCCCGAGGCCCCGCGAGgcggggagagggagggagggaggcttcAGAAGGAAAGAGAACGAGGCTGGCGCGGGCCGTGTCGAGACACCCAGCTGGACATGGAGATGGCCGGTCAGCAGGGAGGTTGGGGCTGGCCGAGTCGCTCCGGGAGCCGAGAAGATGGCCCGGGTGGggcagagagaggggaagagcgTGAGACGGCCGAGGGATGTGCACCTCGAGCCGGGAAAGCAGGAGGCTGAGGCCACGGCGCCGGGCCGATGGTTGACCccaagggagacagagaagggggcTTCGGAGGGGCCCCGAGGTGGGGGTGCCCCAGCGGAGGAGGCTGAGGAAGGGGAGCCTGTGGCGCTGCCTCCCTCTTCCCACTGCCCGGGAACTAGGCCTCTCTTCTCCCCAAATCTCTCCTCCTAGAAGCCCTTCTTGGCAGGCCCCCCGCCTCCCTCGGCGTCCCCGCTCGCCCCTCCTCAGGATCCCAGCCATGCCCGCCCCAAGGTCCCCCGAGCCCCTTCCCTCTCCAGGGTTCCCATCGGCCGCCCACCGGCCTCTCTTGG of Gracilinanus agilis isolate LMUSP501 unplaced genomic scaffold, AgileGrace unplaced_scaffold53211, whole genome shotgun sequence contains these proteins:
- the ZNF628 gene encoding zinc finger protein 628, whose amino-acid sequence is EALPQAEAAEVTCPQEAPAAGPAAPTPPGDRPYKCAECGKAFKGSSGLRYHMRDHTGERPYPCGECGKAFKRSSLLAIHQRVHTGLRAFTCAQCGLTFKWSSHYQYHLRLHSGERPYPCAECGKAFRNTSCLRRHRHVHTGERPHACGVCGKSFAQTSNLRQHQRVHTGERPFRCPACPKTFTHSSNLLLHQRTHSAERPFACTVCGRGFVMAAYLQRHLRTHAPAAPAPAPAPAAAATQDVHVVPHLQATLSLEAGPSPANSQTFLLVQTAQGLQLIPSSVQPPAPTPPPPTPPAPPKLILLPASGARKSPKNGGRAGQGPGMVWLPGPGAVSGQGGGGGIAGGGGQSLIVLQSVGGGEVGPQETSGVRLQSLQPAQEVTTVQLQPLQPAQEPAQEVTTVQLRPAQEVTTVQLQPLQPSQEVTTVQLQPLPPTPDVSLQLQPVSSPLASPGGSGGPAEAQNLLVVQGGAGEELLATPGPSGDVGSGEGGGGGGGAVVQDVHFETLQTAEGLQSVLVLSGADGEQTRLCVQGVETLPPGLAESPAPGTQAQKLLIIRSAPAAPADLVENVPGAPLQLLAPPSPAPVPAGAPSGPSPQVVQVVPGAAAGPTGGAGQPALPSIHIVQALPAVQLVHTF